A genomic region of Lysinibacillus sp. 2017 contains the following coding sequences:
- the cobS gene encoding adenosylcobinamide-GDP ribazoletransferase, whose translation MSKLKNSGIGFLLAWQFFSAIPVKKQLDMNKKSVTWMYAFLPIIGLLMGALLSGGAYLLWSYSEISNGLIAILLVVGMIFLTGGLHLDGWIDMSDAFFSYGKKEKRLEILDDPRTGAFGVISIACLLLLKVGFVYEAFAKGQFESIPFIVFIPFLARVGMLIYFLTMPTSKQKGLAAYFKGVVLPKQLSTILCFLGIVAFAVWIYFELFHFFIFVLIMLCAVFMYRKWSMKHFGGMSGDLLGALGEGMEVLLWLAVLFFI comes from the coding sequence GCCATCCCTGTGAAAAAGCAATTAGATATGAATAAGAAGTCGGTCACTTGGATGTATGCGTTTTTGCCGATTATTGGGCTATTAATGGGTGCACTATTAAGTGGTGGTGCTTATTTGTTATGGAGCTATAGTGAGATTTCGAATGGGTTAATAGCCATTTTACTCGTTGTAGGCATGATTTTTCTGACAGGTGGGCTACATTTAGACGGTTGGATTGATATGAGTGATGCCTTTTTTTCTTATGGAAAAAAAGAAAAGCGATTAGAAATTTTAGATGATCCACGAACGGGTGCATTTGGCGTAATTAGTATCGCTTGCTTGTTATTATTGAAAGTTGGATTTGTTTACGAAGCCTTTGCAAAGGGTCAATTTGAAAGCATACCATTTATCGTCTTCATTCCTTTTCTCGCACGCGTAGGAATGCTTATCTACTTTTTAACAATGCCTACATCGAAACAAAAAGGCTTGGCAGCTTATTTTAAAGGGGTAGTCTTACCGAAACAATTAAGCACGATTTTATGCTTCTTAGGAATCGTCGCATTTGCTGTGTGGATTTATTTTGAACTCTTCCATTTCTTTATCTTTGTGCTGATCATGTTATGTGCGGTATTCATGTATCGTAAATGGTCGATGAAGCATTTTGGTGGAATGAGTGGTGATCTTCTTGGTGCATTAGGAGAAGGTATGGAGGTGCTCTTATGGTTAGCGGTGTTATTCTTCATTTAA
- a CDS encoding histidine phosphatase family protein, translating to MVSGVILHLIRHEKTQANNERKYIGWTDEPIVKKVLGDLPISAQIVYGSDLLRCKQTAACYFPKATYVPQRDLRELNFGEFEMCTYEQLKESPIYRAWIAEPMQVVPPRGEAFTEFKQRVLQAVQVIVQKNETYTFVIHGGVIRILLAYYGCERNTFQQVIANHRTIYTLKWDAIEQFLGGAKCTSFSEEPITVNEIMSSN from the coding sequence ATGGTTAGCGGTGTTATTCTTCATTTAATTCGTCATGAAAAAACTCAGGCAAATAATGAGCGAAAATATATTGGTTGGACAGATGAACCAATCGTCAAGAAAGTTCTAGGTGATTTACCGATTTCAGCACAAATAGTCTATGGAAGTGATTTGCTTCGCTGTAAACAAACGGCAGCTTGCTATTTCCCAAAGGCTACGTATGTTCCGCAAAGGGACTTGCGTGAGTTGAATTTTGGTGAATTTGAAATGTGTACATATGAGCAGTTAAAAGAAAGTCCAATATACCGCGCATGGATTGCTGAGCCCATGCAAGTCGTTCCCCCAAGAGGCGAAGCATTTACCGAATTTAAACAGCGTGTGTTACAAGCAGTTCAGGTAATTGTTCAAAAAAATGAAACCTATACATTCGTTATTCATGGTGGGGTAATTCGTATTCTCTTAGCGTATTATGGATGCGAGCGAAATACATTTCAGCAAGTCATCGCCAATCACCGCACAATTTACACATTAAAATGGGATGCGATTGAACAATTTCTAGGAGGTGCCAAATGTACGTCATTCTCGGAGGAGCCTATAACGGTAAACGAAATTATGTCGAGCAATTAA
- a CDS encoding bifunctional adenosylcobinamide kinase/adenosylcobinamide-phosphate guanylyltransferase, with the protein MYVILGGAYNGKRNYVEQLMTTMVLKEVIDCEGKLPDVAEATASIRFIMSEFETLIKPYLHLPEEEIAKLIVEQILRLSEISEVVCICTDISRGIVPLEKEARLIRDTCGRIYQKLCHEAHTVIRVWYGIPQFLKGEHHGEN; encoded by the coding sequence ATGTACGTCATTCTCGGAGGAGCCTATAACGGTAAACGAAATTATGTCGAGCAATTAATGACAACAATGGTGTTAAAAGAGGTAATTGATTGTGAAGGCAAGCTACCAGATGTAGCAGAAGCCACTGCGAGCATACGATTTATCATGAGTGAATTTGAAACGCTTATAAAACCCTATCTTCATTTACCAGAAGAAGAAATTGCGAAGCTAATTGTTGAACAAATCTTACGTTTGAGTGAGATTTCTGAAGTGGTATGCATTTGCACAGATATAAGTCGTGGAATCGTACCGCTTGAAAAGGAAGCGAGACTTATTCGCGATACATGTGGACGTATTTATCAAAAATTATGTCACGAAGCACATACAGTCATTCGCGTTTGGTACGGGATTCCTCAATTTTTAAAAGGAGAACATCATGGAGAGAACTAA
- a CDS encoding ECF transporter S component, with product MERTKLRLLILTALVATICVVGSFIKVPGFITTAALDSAPAFIAAVFLPPLFAGAAGALGHIATGLTSGFPLGVFHGLIAVEMFFIVYIFTVLHRNGNHMTKWIFVIFANGILAPIPFYFLISPAFYIGSIASLTITAVINVIIAILVMPILKTVVKRVGVLS from the coding sequence ATGGAGAGAACTAAATTACGCTTATTAATTTTAACTGCGCTTGTTGCCACAATTTGTGTCGTTGGTAGTTTTATTAAAGTACCTGGTTTTATAACAACAGCCGCGCTCGATTCGGCACCAGCATTTATCGCCGCAGTATTTTTACCACCGTTATTTGCTGGTGCTGCAGGGGCGTTAGGACATATTGCAACAGGCTTAACATCTGGATTTCCACTTGGCGTGTTTCATGGATTAATCGCAGTTGAAATGTTTTTTATCGTTTATATTTTTACGGTTTTACATCGTAACGGAAATCATATGACAAAATGGATCTTCGTAATTTTTGCAAATGGCATACTAGCACCGATTCCATTTTACTTTTTAATTTCACCAGCATTTTATATTGGTTCGATTGCATCGCTAACAATTACGGCGGTTATTAATGTCATCATCGCGATACTTGTCATGCCGATTTTAAAAACAGTCGTTAAACGTGTAGGGGTGCTGTCATGA
- a CDS encoding branched-chain amino acid aminotransferase, with protein MTTYQITTELATTKKEKTPADQLGFGKVFTDHMFVMDYEEGKGWHNATIAPYQEISLSPASMVFHYGQAVFEGLKAYVSEGGEVILFRPDRNFSRLNASNARLCIPAIDEEFALEALKQLIQVDREWIPTAPNTSLYIRPFIIATESYLGVNPSKQYKFIIIMSPVGSYYKEGINPVKILVEQHYVRAVIGGTGEAKTAGNYASSLKGSEIAAKQGYSQTLWLDGRENKYVEEVGSMNIFFKIEGKVITPALNGSILPGITRDSMIQVLKSKNIPIEERAIEFAEIVEAAKNGTLEEAFGTGTAAVISPVGELKWLDEIISVNNGEIGEVTQMLYDTLTGIQYGKIQDPFGWTIKL; from the coding sequence ATGACTACATATCAAATTACAACAGAGCTTGCCACAACAAAGAAAGAAAAAACACCTGCTGATCAACTTGGGTTTGGTAAAGTGTTTACAGACCATATGTTTGTGATGGATTATGAAGAAGGCAAGGGTTGGCATAATGCAACGATTGCTCCTTACCAAGAAATTTCACTTAGCCCAGCGTCAATGGTATTTCACTACGGACAAGCAGTATTTGAAGGGTTAAAAGCATATGTTTCAGAAGGGGGAGAGGTTATTTTATTCCGCCCAGACCGTAACTTTAGCCGTTTAAATGCATCGAATGCACGTCTATGTATTCCAGCTATTGATGAGGAATTTGCGCTTGAAGCATTAAAACAACTAATTCAAGTGGATCGTGAGTGGATCCCAACAGCGCCGAATACATCTTTATACATTCGACCATTCATTATTGCAACAGAGTCTTATTTAGGGGTTAATCCATCGAAACAATATAAATTCATTATTATTATGTCACCAGTAGGTTCTTATTATAAAGAGGGCATCAATCCAGTAAAAATCTTAGTTGAACAGCATTATGTTCGCGCGGTTATTGGTGGTACTGGTGAAGCGAAAACAGCAGGGAACTATGCATCAAGCTTAAAGGGTTCTGAAATTGCTGCAAAACAAGGGTATTCCCAAACTTTATGGTTAGACGGAAGAGAAAATAAATACGTTGAAGAAGTAGGGAGCATGAACATCTTCTTCAAAATTGAAGGCAAAGTGATTACGCCAGCATTAAACGGTAGTATTTTACCTGGGATTACGCGCGATTCGATGATTCAAGTATTAAAATCGAAAAATATTCCAATTGAAGAGCGTGCCATTGAATTCGCAGAAATCGTAGAAGCGGCGAAAAATGGAACATTAGAAGAAGCGTTTGGTACAGGAACGGCGGCAGTCATTTCACCAGTAGGCGAGTTAAAATGGTTAGACGAAATCATTTCAGTGAATAACGGAGAAATAGGCGAAGTAACGCAAATGCTTTATGATACATTAACAGGTATCCAATACGGTAAAATACAAGATCCATTTGGTTGGACGATTAAGTTATAA
- a CDS encoding flotillin family protein, translating into MLDGLEGLGVLIAIGVVVFLIIALVAVYITKYKTAGPDEALIVTGSYLGNKNVHTDDSGNRIKIIRGGGAFIFPVFQQSKPLSLLSSKLEVTTPEVYTEQGVPVMADGTAIIKIGGSISEIATAAEQFLGKEKHEREAEAREVLEGHLRSILGSMTVEEIYKNRDKFSQEVQRVASQDLAKMGLVIVSFTIKDVRDKNGYLDSLGKPRIAQVKRDADIATAEADKETRIKRAQASQEAQKAELERATEIAEAEKENQLKVAEFRREQDIAKARADQAYELESARAKQEVTEQEMQVKIIERQKQIELEEKEILRREKQYDSEVKKKADADRYAIEQRAIAEKSKQLAEADAEKYRVETQAQAQAERIRLDGLAKADSERAQGTAEAEIIRLRGLAEAEAKEKIAEAFEQFGQAAVLDMIVKMLPEYAKQVASPLSNIDKITVVDTGGGANGGAGKVTAYATDLMSSLQETLKESSGIDVKELIGSYVSKK; encoded by the coding sequence ATGTTAGATGGATTAGAAGGATTAGGTGTATTAATTGCAATAGGTGTAGTGGTGTTCTTAATAATTGCTCTAGTGGCAGTATATATTACAAAGTACAAAACAGCGGGGCCAGATGAGGCTTTAATCGTCACTGGGAGTTATTTAGGTAATAAAAATGTACATACAGACGATTCAGGAAACCGCATTAAAATTATTCGCGGTGGTGGTGCATTTATATTCCCTGTGTTCCAACAATCAAAACCGCTTAGTTTGCTTTCTAGTAAATTAGAAGTAACGACACCAGAAGTATATACAGAACAAGGTGTTCCAGTTATGGCAGACGGAACAGCCATCATTAAAATTGGTGGTTCAATTTCAGAAATTGCTACAGCTGCAGAACAGTTTTTAGGGAAAGAAAAGCATGAACGTGAAGCTGAAGCGCGTGAAGTATTAGAGGGTCACTTACGTTCGATCCTTGGTTCAATGACAGTGGAAGAAATTTATAAAAACCGTGATAAATTCTCACAAGAAGTTCAACGTGTTGCTTCTCAAGATTTGGCGAAAATGGGCTTAGTTATTGTATCGTTCACGATTAAGGATGTACGTGATAAAAATGGCTATTTAGATTCACTAGGTAAACCACGAATCGCACAAGTAAAGCGTGATGCAGATATTGCGACTGCGGAAGCGGATAAAGAAACGCGTATTAAACGTGCTCAGGCCTCTCAAGAAGCTCAAAAGGCAGAACTTGAACGAGCAACTGAAATAGCGGAAGCTGAAAAAGAAAACCAATTAAAAGTAGCAGAGTTCCGTCGCGAGCAAGACATCGCCAAAGCACGCGCTGACCAAGCTTATGAACTAGAATCTGCTCGTGCTAAACAAGAAGTAACAGAGCAGGAAATGCAAGTTAAAATCATTGAACGCCAAAAGCAAATTGAATTAGAAGAAAAAGAAATTTTACGTCGAGAGAAACAATATGATTCGGAAGTAAAGAAAAAAGCCGATGCAGATCGTTATGCCATCGAGCAACGTGCTATCGCAGAAAAGTCAAAACAATTAGCAGAAGCCGATGCAGAGAAATATCGTGTTGAAACTCAAGCACAAGCACAAGCCGAGCGTATTCGTTTAGACGGTCTTGCAAAAGCCGATTCTGAACGCGCACAAGGTACTGCAGAAGCAGAAATTATTCGTTTACGTGGTCTTGCTGAAGCCGAAGCGAAAGAAAAAATTGCAGAAGCATTCGAGCAATTCGGTCAAGCCGCTGTATTAGATATGATTGTTAAAATGTTACCAGAATATGCGAAACAAGTTGCTAGCCCATTATCGAATATCGACAAGATTACTGTCGTTGATACAGGTGGCGGCGCAAATGGTGGTGCTGGTAAAGTAACAGCCTATGCTACGGATCTAATGTCTTCGTTACAAGAGACGTTAAAAGAATCATCAGGTATTGATGTAAAGGAACTGATTGGATCATATGTAAGTAAAAAATAA
- a CDS encoding bifunctional UDP-sugar hydrolase/5'-nucleotidase: MKFLIIATSDVHGHTERFSQLAQMIRLRQPALLIDNGDFIQGSHLSYFYENHKHETHPQIKLANALCYDVATFGNHEFNYSLGAIQKMREACDFPWIAANIHNFSQPYFIKEVQGVRIAVLGVVTHYTALWDEGETTKSLQFEDAFERTKKTVDYVRNNENVQLVILSYHGGLERDIHSGQQIDLVEGENQGYRMLTEIDGIDIFITGHQHLEISTKMNGVSIVQPGSNAHCFAEIEVTYENGQLSHEPSLVYVDSSLPQQSFPEFDEWKSEIIGYSKTALAYYDFFTPRLQATAYTQLLHDMQLHYSDAQLSVIELPYHAQGGFPSTITREHILHNMPRQNRLKVIELTGAEIRAALEQSASVFAKNAIGDVDFSMNVFYPEPQPYIYDVWGGIDYEITLDNPVGNRVTKLIFQGHTIEEDTRFEVVINSYRATGAHQFPMFAKPALRESETFTPQLMMDYIERFSPLTVDIHHTFEVK, from the coding sequence ATGAAATTTTTAATTATTGCAACGAGTGATGTACACGGACATACCGAACGCTTTTCACAATTAGCTCAAATGATTAGATTACGACAACCAGCCTTATTAATTGATAACGGAGATTTTATTCAAGGAAGTCATCTTAGCTATTTTTATGAAAATCATAAACACGAAACCCATCCGCAAATAAAATTAGCAAATGCGCTTTGCTACGATGTTGCGACTTTTGGCAATCATGAGTTTAACTATTCGCTTGGGGCGATTCAAAAGATGCGTGAGGCATGTGATTTTCCATGGATTGCAGCAAATATACATAATTTTTCACAGCCGTATTTTATTAAAGAAGTTCAAGGGGTGCGTATCGCTGTTCTTGGCGTGGTTACGCATTACACAGCGCTTTGGGATGAGGGAGAAACGACCAAGTCTTTACAGTTTGAAGATGCCTTTGAGCGCACAAAAAAAACCGTGGACTATGTCCGTAACAATGAAAATGTTCAGCTCGTTATTTTAAGTTATCATGGTGGCCTAGAGCGTGATATTCATTCTGGTCAGCAAATTGACTTAGTGGAAGGTGAAAATCAGGGGTACCGCATGCTTACTGAAATAGATGGAATCGATATTTTCATTACGGGGCATCAGCATTTAGAAATTTCGACGAAGATGAATGGGGTTTCCATTGTACAACCTGGCTCAAATGCACACTGTTTTGCTGAAATAGAAGTCACATATGAAAACGGACAGCTATCACATGAGCCATCCCTTGTTTATGTGGATTCTTCCCTTCCACAACAATCATTTCCTGAATTTGATGAATGGAAATCGGAAATAATTGGATATTCTAAAACGGCATTAGCGTATTATGATTTTTTTACACCACGTCTTCAAGCAACAGCATACACACAGCTACTCCATGATATGCAGCTTCATTACTCGGATGCGCAGCTTTCAGTCATTGAGCTTCCCTATCACGCGCAGGGAGGGTTTCCATCAACAATAACAAGAGAGCATATTTTGCATAATATGCCACGACAAAATCGGCTAAAAGTTATTGAACTTACTGGTGCAGAAATTCGTGCAGCTCTCGAACAAAGCGCGTCGGTTTTCGCTAAAAATGCAATAGGTGACGTCGATTTTAGCATGAATGTTTTTTATCCTGAGCCACAGCCTTATATTTATGATGTATGGGGTGGGATTGACTATGAAATCACGCTAGATAACCCCGTTGGAAATCGTGTGACAAAGCTAATTTTTCAAGGTCATACCATTGAAGAAGACACACGATTTGAAGTCGTCATTAATAGTTACCGTGCGACCGGTGCACATCAGTTTCCTATGTTTGCAAAACCTGCACTTCGCGAATCAGAAACGTTTACACCCCAATTGATGATGGATTATATTGAGCGATTCAGTCCCCTAACAGTCGATATCCATCATACATTTGAAGTGAAGTAA
- a CDS encoding heme oxygenase: MITVTNRIKVKKGMAMMMAPKFAEPGPLQQFEGFEKVEVLVSTQFEDYDEMNVVMYWDTKEHFAAWRESDAFKDAHKRPSGDHGAQGESPLLGSEIIISEVAAAISK, from the coding sequence ATGATTACAGTAACAAACCGTATTAAAGTGAAAAAAGGTATGGCTATGATGATGGCACCTAAATTTGCTGAGCCAGGTCCGCTACAACAATTTGAAGGATTCGAAAAGGTAGAAGTATTAGTATCAACACAATTCGAGGACTATGATGAAATGAACGTTGTGATGTATTGGGATACAAAAGAACATTTCGCAGCATGGCGTGAAAGTGATGCATTCAAAGATGCACACAAACGTCCATCGGGTGACCATGGCGCACAAGGTGAATCACCACTGTTAGGTTCAGAAATTATCATTTCAGAAGTTGCAGCAGCTATTTCAAAATAA
- a CDS encoding O-linked GlcNAc transferase, which translates to MSNIEQLFYNGQFLLSYEEAKLQVNHENGQIAESFIQLYSKYNYENFPKVTKLLAQSVERADETYEEFDEVAQIRMIKEESQFAQVIKQLEHDALNADDERKAQSFYVQGHLFLMAHHYDESIHCFMQAVKHNPNKALYYGSCGQTMNRFNWSPFDVLPYIERAIELDGQNARWYWNKVLVLTQLYKDLQEEAFLENALIALEKATELCREDQLSLRNGIDSTLENMKEYLFN; encoded by the coding sequence ATGTCAAACATAGAACAACTTTTTTATAATGGTCAATTTTTATTAAGTTATGAGGAAGCAAAATTACAGGTAAATCATGAAAATGGTCAAATTGCAGAATCGTTTATTCAGTTATATTCAAAATATAATTATGAAAATTTCCCCAAAGTAACTAAGTTATTGGCTCAAAGTGTTGAGCGCGCGGATGAAACCTATGAAGAATTTGATGAAGTAGCGCAAATCCGTATGATTAAAGAAGAAAGTCAATTTGCTCAAGTAATTAAACAACTAGAACACGATGCACTTAATGCGGATGATGAAAGAAAAGCGCAATCCTTTTATGTGCAAGGTCATTTGTTTTTAATGGCGCATCATTACGATGAAAGTATTCACTGTTTCATGCAGGCGGTAAAGCATAACCCAAATAAGGCCCTTTATTACGGAAGCTGTGGACAAACGATGAATCGCTTTAATTGGTCGCCATTTGATGTCTTACCCTATATTGAACGCGCGATTGAACTAGATGGTCAAAATGCACGTTGGTATTGGAATAAAGTCCTTGTATTAACGCAGCTTTATAAAGATTTGCAGGAGGAAGCATTTTTAGAAAATGCACTCATCGCACTTGAAAAAGCAACAGAACTTTGTCGTGAAGATCAATTATCTTTACGTAATGGAATCGATTCAACCTTAGAAAATATGAAGGAATATTTATTTAATTAA
- a CDS encoding iron ABC transporter substrate-binding protein has protein sequence MRKPFSWKSVSVYLTIILFLVLIIQFSNSNERGDREADYLSSIEASFEDLLKFQKLVIDGEVVVDANKEVLKMSEKNLQSQLGTFIDFFGNQSEDDRSLFDYYTTINKHLKEFYNAKTVEEQKQAYDKLVKLKPDFVAFLQEIK, from the coding sequence GTGAGAAAACCGTTTTCTTGGAAAAGCGTTTCTGTTTATTTAACGATTATTTTATTTTTAGTATTAATTATTCAATTTAGTAATTCGAATGAGCGTGGAGATAGGGAAGCAGACTATTTATCATCGATTGAAGCGTCTTTTGAGGATTTGCTGAAGTTTCAAAAGCTAGTTATTGACGGTGAAGTAGTTGTAGATGCCAATAAAGAAGTATTGAAGATGTCTGAAAAGAACCTTCAGTCACAGCTAGGTACGTTTATTGATTTTTTCGGTAATCAATCAGAGGATGATAGGAGCTTGTTTGATTATTACACAACAATTAACAAGCATTTAAAGGAATTTTACAATGCAAAAACAGTTGAAGAACAAAAGCAAGCTTATGATAAACTCGTGAAATTAAAACCAGACTTTGTGGCGTTTTTACAAGAGATAAAATAA
- a CDS encoding response regulator transcription factor, giving the protein MIKVVIADDHEMVRIGVSAYLSAQPDIEVIGEAANGQEAIEKVLELRPDLVLMDNVMPIKTGAEATAEIITQWPQAKVMMVTSFIDDDKLYPALEAGAISYILKTSNARQIADAIRKTMTGETVLEPEATTKVMARMRGISAALHDQLTERELEVLFCMARGLANQEIAEELFIALKTVKTHVSNILSKLEVQDRTQAVVYAFKNGLVK; this is encoded by the coding sequence ATGATTAAAGTAGTTATTGCAGATGATCATGAAATGGTGCGCATTGGGGTTTCAGCTTATTTGTCTGCGCAACCCGATATTGAAGTGATCGGAGAAGCTGCAAATGGTCAAGAAGCTATTGAAAAAGTGCTCGAATTACGCCCTGATCTTGTATTGATGGATAATGTCATGCCCATTAAAACAGGTGCCGAAGCAACAGCTGAAATTATAACACAATGGCCACAAGCAAAAGTGATGATGGTCACAAGTTTTATTGACGATGATAAGCTTTACCCGGCCCTTGAAGCAGGAGCGATTAGTTATATATTAAAAACATCGAATGCACGTCAAATTGCAGATGCCATCCGTAAAACAATGACGGGTGAAACCGTTCTTGAACCTGAAGCAACGACAAAAGTAATGGCGCGGATGCGTGGTATTTCTGCTGCTTTGCATGACCAATTAACCGAACGTGAGCTGGAAGTATTATTTTGTATGGCACGTGGCTTAGCCAATCAAGAAATTGCCGAGGAGTTATTTATTGCCTTAAAAACAGTCAAAACACATGTCAGCAACATTTTAAGTAAACTCGAAGTACAGGATCGTACACAAGCCGTTGTTTATGCATTTAAAAATGGGTTAGTGAAATAA
- a CDS encoding sensor histidine kinase, with protein sequence MIAFIGRFFLLLFLFVAFAMNVLIFTIGQPTEETWSFLWKNTTYELPIIGIIAIVAFSMSFCIALWMSIVVKIRENNTTRYVKKIAEPDFAKSLKKTSGSLKKALRDANELIETQRTSLQRLSHEKVETNDAIVQERLLAERQRLARELHDSVSQQLFAASMLLSALTEQEENEKAQKQLGQVEKIVQQAQLEMRALLLHLRPVALHNKSLAEGLEDLILELQEKVYFNIDYQIEEIALTKAEEDHLFRIAQEALSNTLRHAKASEVELLFIARDQLAILRIQDNGLGFDVEGDKTTSYGLRNIAERAVEIGCTVKIISVPDEGTLVEVKVPLIKEEPLND encoded by the coding sequence ATGATCGCATTTATCGGACGTTTTTTCCTATTACTCTTTCTATTTGTTGCCTTTGCGATGAATGTATTAATCTTCACGATTGGACAACCGACTGAAGAAACATGGTCGTTTTTATGGAAAAACACTACTTATGAACTTCCTATCATCGGCATCATTGCTATTGTTGCCTTTTCCATGAGCTTTTGTATCGCACTTTGGATGAGTATTGTTGTGAAAATAAGAGAAAACAATACGACGCGCTATGTGAAAAAAATTGCAGAGCCCGACTTTGCAAAAAGTTTAAAGAAAACGAGTGGCTCACTTAAAAAAGCGCTACGTGATGCCAATGAACTCATTGAAACACAACGGACATCCTTACAACGTTTATCGCATGAAAAAGTTGAGACAAATGATGCAATTGTCCAAGAACGTTTACTTGCAGAGCGTCAACGCTTAGCACGTGAATTACATGATTCCGTGTCACAACAACTGTTCGCGGCTTCGATGCTTTTATCCGCACTGACAGAACAAGAGGAAAACGAAAAGGCCCAAAAGCAGCTTGGCCAAGTTGAAAAAATTGTCCAACAAGCACAGCTTGAGATGCGTGCTTTATTATTACACTTGCGCCCTGTCGCCCTTCATAATAAAAGTTTAGCTGAGGGATTAGAAGATTTAATTTTAGAATTGCAGGAAAAAGTATACTTTAACATCGATTATCAAATAGAAGAAATTGCTCTTACTAAAGCCGAAGAAGATCATTTATTCCGTATTGCCCAAGAAGCCTTATCCAATACGCTACGACACGCAAAAGCATCTGAAGTGGAGCTACTGTTTATCGCACGAGACCAATTAGCTATTTTGCGCATCCAAGATAATGGGTTAGGCTTTGATGTCGAAGGTGATAAAACAACCTCGTACGGCTTACGAAATATTGCGGAACGTGCTGTGGAAATTGGCTGTACGGTAAAAATAATTTCCGTACCTGATGAAGGAACACTTGTTGAAGTAAAAGTGCCATTAATAAAGGAGGAACCTCTGAATGATTAA
- the liaF gene encoding cell wall-active antibiotics response protein LiaF: protein MPKITSDQFAIVIISMALVVLIELTLFNNGTVFLLIVGVLLLFLSFKRKKRFLLWTGLILLFFAIISLWTLRLLIMGLLIFTLYKYLAKKEDIIEIKNHLAPAASEQNQLFGTTVAATEAYKWRDLQIQRFVGDITIDTTQTILPQGKSVIVIGQSLGKVRIIVPYEVTIELHYSTLYGEATCLDYAPKQCINEQLQFEDGEKDAKRTLTLYVTTWIGDVEVQRG, encoded by the coding sequence ATGCCTAAAATTACATCGGATCAGTTCGCCATTGTTATTATTAGTATGGCCTTAGTTGTATTAATCGAATTGACGCTTTTTAATAATGGCACGGTTTTCTTATTAATTGTTGGGGTGTTACTACTCTTTCTTAGCTTTAAAAGAAAAAAACGTTTTTTACTATGGACTGGTCTTATACTTTTATTTTTTGCGATCATTAGTTTATGGACACTTCGTCTACTTATTATGGGTCTACTCATTTTTACCCTTTATAAATACTTAGCAAAAAAAGAAGACATCATTGAAATCAAAAATCATTTAGCTCCTGCAGCATCCGAACAAAATCAATTATTTGGCACAACTGTTGCTGCAACAGAAGCTTATAAATGGCGCGATTTACAAATTCAACGCTTTGTCGGGGATATTACGATTGATACGACACAAACGATTTTACCTCAAGGGAAATCTGTCATTGTTATTGGGCAATCATTAGGAAAAGTTCGAATTATTGTTCCTTATGAAGTCACAATCGAATTGCATTATTCCACACTTTATGGTGAAGCAACTTGCTTAGATTATGCGCCGAAACAATGTATAAATGAACAATTACAGTTTGAAGATGGCGAAAAAGATGCAAAACGTACATTGACGCTTTATGTGACGACGTGGATTGGCGATGTGGAGGTGCAGCGAGGATGA